The Scomber japonicus isolate fScoJap1 chromosome 8, fScoJap1.pri, whole genome shotgun sequence genome has a segment encoding these proteins:
- the fbxw11a gene encoding F-box and WD repeat domain-containing 11-A, whose translation MEPEMEDKTLELMNTSGMESQNLVDDLSPKKNTVLKLSNGPVVGSRKRPSEGNYEKEKEHCIVLFDQWSEADQVEFVERLISRMCHYQHGHINSYLKPMLQRDFITALPAQGLDHIAENILSFLDARSLCSAELVCKEWQRVISEGMLWKKLIERMVRTDPLWKGLSERHQWEKYLFKNRTAEVPPNSYYHSLYPKIIQDIETIEANWRCGRHNLQRIQCRSENSKGVYCLQYDDDKIISGLRDNSIKIWDKQSLECLKILTGHTGSVLCLQYDERVIVTGSSDSTVRVWEVTTGEVLNTLIHHNEAVLHLRFANGLMVTCSKDRSIAVWDMASPTDISLRRVLVGHRAAVNVVDFDDKYIVSASGDRTIKVWSTSTCEFVRTLNGHKRGIACLQYRDRLVVSGSSDNTIRLWDIECGACLRVLEGHEELVRCIRFDNKRIVSGAYDGKIKVWDLQAALDPRAPASTLCLRTLVEHSGRVFRLQFDEFQIISSSHDDTILIWDFLNVSTNGQSEGRSPSRTYTYISR comes from the exons AACACATCAGGGATGGAGTCACAGAACCTCGTGGATGATCTGTCGCCAAAGAAGAACACAGTTCtcaag CTTAGTAACGGTCCTGTTGTGGGGTCCCGCAAGCGTCCGTCAGAGGGGAACTatgagaaggagaaggaacACTGCATCGTCCTGTTTGACCAGTGGTCAGAGGCCGATCAGGTGGAGTTTGTCGAGCGCTTGATCTCCCGTATGTGCCACTACCAGCACGGCCACATTAACTCCTACCTCAAACCCATGCTGCAGAGGGACTTCATCACCGCGCTCCCAG CCCAAGGCTTGGATCACATAGCGGAGAATATCCTGTCTTTCCTAGATGCACGCTCGCTGTGCTCGGCAGAGCTAGTGTGTAAGGAATGGCAAAGGGTTATCTCTGAGGGTATGCTGTGGAAGAAGCTCATCGAACGCATGGTCCGCACTGACCCACTGTGGAAAGGCCTGTCCGAGAGACACCAGTG GGAGAAATATCTGTTCAAGAATCGCACAGCAGAAGTCCCGCCCAACTCCTACTATCACTCCCTTTATCCCAAGATCATCCAAGACATAGAG ACTATTGAGGCTAACTGGCGATGTGGCAGACACAACTTGCAGAGGATTCAGTGTCGCTCAGAAAATAGTAAAGGGGTTTACTGTCTCCAGTACGATGATGACAAGATCATCAGTGGCCTTAGGGACAATTCCATCAAG ATCTGGGATAAACAGTCTCTGGAGTGTCTGAAGATACTGACTGGTCACACAGGCTCAGTGTTGTGCCTGCAGTATGATGAGAGGGTCATCGTCACTGGGTCTTCTGACTCAACTGTCAG GGTGTGGGAGGTGACAACGGGTGAGGTACTGAACACATTGATCCACCACAATGAGGCAGTCCTTCACCTACGCTTTGCCAACGGCCTGATGGTCACCTGTTCCAAGGACCGCTCAATTGCTGTCTGGGACATGGCCTCTCCGACTGACATCAGCTTACGTCGTGTCCTGGTAGGACACCGCGCTGCTGTCAATGTGGTCGACTTTGACGACAAATATATCGTGTCCGCCTCAGGGGACCGCACCATCAAG GTATGGAGCACCAGTACCTGTGAGTTTGTGCGCACCCTAAATGGTCATAAGCGAGGCATTGCCTGTCTACAGTACCGGGATCGCCTGGTTGTCAGCGGCTCATCTGACAACACAATCCG GTTATGGGACATAGAGTGTGGGGCATGTTTGCGAGTGCTGGAAGGTCACGAGGAGCTGGTGCGCTGCATTCGCTTTGACAACAAGAGGATTGTCAGCGGGGCTTACGACGG taAGATCAAGGTGTGGGACCTCCAGGCAGCCCTAGACCCACGAGCCCCTGCCAGCACACTATGTCTGCGCACTCTAGTG gagCACTCTGGCCGCGTGTTTCGTCTGCAGTTTGATGAATTCCAGATCATCAGCAGTTCTCATGACGACACCATTCTGATCTGGGACTTCCTGAACGTCTCGACCAATGGCCAGTCAGAGGGACGGTCTCCCTCCCGCACCTACACTTACATTTCTAGATAG
- the fgf18a gene encoding fibroblast growth factor 18a, with protein MWSLLSTLTVLCIQMLLVMCNPLQVLGVDGVNFSVHVENQTQVRDTMSRRHHRVYQLYSRTSGKHVQVLGRRISARGEDGDKYAQLVVEADTFGSQVRIRGKETNFYLCMNRRGKLVGKKASNRSADCVFVEKVLENHYTALMSARYTGWYVGFTKRGRPRRGPHTLPNQQDVHFMKRFPPGEQPDLTTPFRFTTVSKRGKRVRATGPR; from the exons ATGTGGTCCCTTCTTTCCACGCTGACCGTCTT ATGTATCCAGATGTTGCTGGTGATGTGCAATCCATTACAG GTACTTGGTGTGGATGGGGTCAACTTCAGTGTGCATGTGGAGAACCAGACACAGGTGCGAGACACCATGAGTCGGCGACACCACCGGGTTTACCAGCTCTACAGTCGCACTAGCGGCAAACACGTCCAGGTGCTGGGACGCAGAATCAGCGCCCGTGGAGAAGATGGAGACAAATatg CCCAGCTCGTAGTGGAGGCCGATACCTTTGGTAGCCAGGTGAGAATCCGGGGCAAAGAAACCAATTTCTACCTGTGCATGAACCGCAGGGGCAAGCTGGTAGGAAAG AAGGCCAGTAATCGAAGCGCCGACTGCGTCTTTGTGGAAAAGGTTCTGGAAAACCACTACACAGCTCTGATGTCAGCGCGCTACACAGGCTGGTATGTGGGCTTCACGAAAAGAGGGCGTCCTCGCCGTGGCCCCCACACACTCCCCAACCAGCAGGACGTACACTTCATGAAGCGCTTCCCACCTGGGGAGCAGCCTGACCTCACCACTCCCTTTCGCTTCACCACCGTAAGCAAGCGGGGCAAGAGGGTACGTGCTACTGGGCCCCGCTAG